The Chryseobacterium tructae genome has a window encoding:
- a CDS encoding zinc metalloprotease: MKKLLFGALALGLMSACNNDSVNNQNETPMNSEASSPLSATQRNCPSEEMRNEALKNDPALRQKVADFEANATNFAKNMAMGKVLADGTVEIPVVVNVLYSTTAENVSDTRIAEQIAVLNADYGGTNTDVSKIPTEFQGVKAGDVKVRFKLVNTVRKSTTKSSWGPTDVNNSTMKRASTGGIDATNTTNNFNIWVVGRMPDTKGDVLGFSSWPEDSGTWKDGVVIAAPFFGKTGTSANFNLGRTATHEVGHYMGLRHIWGDKTCGDDLIADTPTQTTANTGNPTYPLYNTCYGVKRSVMFMNYMDYSNDKSLYMFTAGQKTKMQSVVAANGLRAGLRVN; encoded by the coding sequence ATGAAAAAACTATTATTTGGAGCTCTTGCTCTGGGATTAATGTCTGCCTGTAATAATGACAGCGTAAACAACCAAAATGAAACACCAATGAATTCAGAAGCTTCTTCTCCTCTCAGTGCTACACAAAGAAATTGTCCTTCAGAAGAAATGAGAAATGAAGCCTTAAAAAACGATCCGGCATTAAGACAAAAAGTTGCTGATTTTGAAGCTAATGCGACAAATTTTGCCAAAAATATGGCTATGGGAAAAGTTCTAGCCGACGGAACTGTTGAGATCCCTGTAGTAGTGAATGTACTATACAGTACAACTGCTGAGAATGTATCAGATACAAGAATTGCAGAACAGATTGCCGTATTAAATGCTGATTATGGTGGAACAAACACTGATGTTTCAAAAATACCTACAGAGTTTCAAGGAGTAAAAGCAGGTGATGTAAAGGTAAGATTCAAACTAGTGAATACGGTTAGAAAATCGACTACAAAATCATCATGGGGACCAACAGATGTTAACAACAGTACGATGAAGAGAGCATCTACAGGAGGAATTGATGCTACGAACACCACAAACAACTTCAATATTTGGGTAGTGGGGCGTATGCCAGACACTAAAGGAGATGTCCTTGGTTTCTCATCATGGCCTGAAGATTCTGGTACATGGAAAGATGGTGTCGTAATAGCAGCTCCATTTTTTGGTAAAACCGGAACATCCGCTAATTTTAACTTAGGAAGAACAGCTACTCACGAAGTAGGACATTATATGGGACTTAGACACATTTGGGGAGATAAAACTTGTGGAGATGATTTGATTGCAGATACTCCTACCCAAACAACTGCTAATACTGGCAACCCAACTTATCCACTTTACAATACATGTTATGGTGTGAAGAGATCTGTAATGTTTATGAATTACATGGACTACTCTAATGACAAATCATTATATATGTTTACTGCAGGGCAAAAAACAAAAATGCAATCTGTAGTAGCAGCTAATGGACTAAGAGCTGGATTAAGAGTTAATTAA
- a CDS encoding response regulator transcription factor gives MKKTIVIVDDHILIAKALEGIIGNFSEFEVIYVCDSGKDLIQKFEEGNKIPDIILMDVSMPVMDGFETAAWVTKNHPDIKIMALSMQGDDNSVIKMIKNGAKGYLLKNTHPKDLETALIRLNTDGFFYPEWASKIIFSNLNKANESEISIKISEREKEFLKYTVTELSYKEIADRMCCSPRTVESYRDQLCEKLDLKTRVGLAVFAIKNGFAS, from the coding sequence ATGAAAAAAACAATTGTAATTGTTGATGATCATATACTTATAGCTAAAGCCCTGGAAGGGATTATTGGTAACTTCAGTGAATTTGAGGTTATCTATGTCTGTGATAGCGGCAAAGATCTGATTCAAAAATTTGAAGAGGGAAATAAGATTCCGGATATCATTCTTATGGATGTCAGCATGCCCGTGATGGATGGTTTTGAAACAGCCGCCTGGGTTACCAAGAATCACCCGGATATCAAAATAATGGCATTGAGTATGCAGGGCGATGATAATAGTGTGATTAAAATGATCAAAAACGGAGCAAAGGGATATCTTTTAAAAAATACCCACCCAAAAGATCTGGAAACAGCTTTAATAAGGCTAAATACGGACGGATTCTTTTACCCCGAATGGGCTTCAAAGATTATCTTTTCCAATCTCAACAAAGCTAATGAATCCGAAATCTCTATAAAAATATCCGAACGGGAAAAAGAATTCCTGAAATATACAGTCACTGAGCTAAGTTATAAAGAGATAGCAGATAGAATGTGCTGCAGTCCCAGAACAGTTGAGAGCTATCGAGACCAATTATGTGAAAAACTGGATTTAAAAACCCGTGTTGGACTAGCCGTTTTTGCCATTAAAAATGGCTTTGCCAGCTAA
- a CDS encoding sensor histidine kinase: MGKAELIVTIILFNTFFVMFAVAVAIYIRNYRQRKKEYLNEIEMKNEIHQRELLSTQLEIQQATMQQIGRELHDNIGQKLTLVSLYVQQMLYENKVPEANERIDQVSQIINQSLQDLRSLSKTLTDDNISQKEIITLIQEEVDNTNSLKKCLISFEHNFDQLDLGFVHKNLLLRITQEFIQNSIKHSHCKNILISLDTSESILWELTIRDDGIGFDTARTKSNGIGLTNMKNRAEIIGADFLLESKKNVGTQLNIILKKQP, encoded by the coding sequence ATGGGGAAAGCAGAATTAATAGTCACAATCATTCTTTTCAATACATTCTTTGTAATGTTTGCCGTTGCAGTAGCTATCTATATCAGAAACTACAGGCAGCGTAAAAAAGAATATCTTAATGAGATCGAAATGAAAAATGAAATTCACCAGAGGGAACTACTGTCTACTCAACTGGAGATCCAACAGGCTACCATGCAGCAAATTGGGCGGGAACTGCATGACAATATCGGACAAAAACTAACCCTTGTGAGTCTATATGTTCAACAAATGCTTTATGAGAACAAAGTTCCGGAGGCCAACGAAAGAATTGACCAGGTTTCACAAATCATCAATCAATCTTTACAGGATTTGCGAAGCCTTTCAAAAACGCTGACGGATGATAATATCAGTCAAAAAGAAATCATTACTTTAATTCAGGAAGAAGTTGACAATACCAATTCATTGAAGAAATGCCTTATCAGCTTCGAACATAATTTTGATCAGCTGGATTTGGGTTTTGTACATAAAAATCTTCTGCTCAGGATCACTCAGGAATTTATTCAAAACAGTATAAAACATTCTCATTGCAAAAATATCTTGATCAGTTTAGATACTTCTGAAAGTATTCTTTGGGAACTCACTATTCGTGATGACGGGATTGGGTTTGATACTGCTCGTACAAAATCCAACGGTATCGGTCTTACCAATATGAAAAACAGGGCTGAAATTATCGGTGCCGACTTCCTTCTTGAGAGTAAAAAAAATGTAGGCACCCAACTTAATATTATTTTAAAAAAGCAACCATGA